A stretch of the Corylus avellana chromosome ca6, CavTom2PMs-1.0 genome encodes the following:
- the LOC132183976 gene encoding G-type lectin S-receptor-like serine/threonine-protein kinase LECRK2, translating into MLPNYSDKDENEDGESNSTISLGSSLSPINNSYWLSSSGQFAFGFYKKENGFFIGIWFEKIQQKTVIWTANRDDPPLLKDVKLILTINGSLVLQSEDGQQTSLLNAPLPAFSASMLNTGNFVLYSSDSRIIWESFGVPTDTLLPGQRLLPLGQLVSNISGTNHGRGNFQLIMQPDGNLVQYPANAPIAAALAYWYSKTDTAGDNVTLNLDVNGQLYLLKNTTGIIIKNFTAQRNSSGIAFYRLTIDFDGILRLYSHSWNQSDDWVTEWASTTNRCDPIGLCGVNSYCTLMDQEPICVCSRGFDFNDQKMNNLGCKRNSITNGCMSKNGESFDLQELEAVAWEDNPYSTFPSTKAGCRDDCLRDCNCEAAVFKDQQCSKQKLPLRFGRRQEVGSGTTIIKVGFGSSDTRNASRGKDFLIGSFAVLAFALIVLAVGAILIFRSYRVWKYKKITNHGNDGLIEDVGLRSYTYDELEKATNGFTDEVGKGAFGTVFKGVLSNCGGVVAIKRLEKVVAEGEREFRNEMKSIGRTHHKNLVKLFGYCHDGTHRLLVYEYMSNGSLADFLFKSERKPSWEEKSGIALNIARGILYLHEECETQIIHCDIKPENILMDEHKCTKIADFGLAKLLMPNQTRTYTGIRGTRGYVAPEWHRNLPITVKADVYSFGVMLMEIICGRRNVDMDSPEDEVILADWVYDCFAAGELDKLVKDEEVDKNKLQRMVRIGIWCIQDEPSFRPSMKKVVLMLEGTVEIPAPPSPTSIITSIRIN; encoded by the exons atgctccCAAATTACAGCgataaagatgaaaatgaggaTGG AGAGTCCAATTCGACCATTAGCCTGGGCTCTTCCCTCTCTCCAATCAACAATTCGTATTGGTTATCCAGTTCTGGCCAGTTTGCTTTTGGCttctacaagaaagaaaatggcTTCTTCATAGGCATCTGGTTTGAAAAGATTCAGCAGAAAACAGTCATATGGACGGCAAACAGAGACGACCCACCACTCCTCAAAGATGTCAAATTGATTCTGACCATTAATGGCTCGCTTGTCTTGCAGTCAGAGGATGGCCAACAGACTTCATTGCTCAACGCTCCGCTGCCCGCTTTCTCAGCTTCCATGCTCAATACTGGAAACTTTGTCCTCTACAGTTCTGATTCAAGGATCATATGGGAGAGTTTTGGTGTTCCAACGGACACCCTTTTACCAGGTCAGCGTCTCTTGCCATTGGGCCAGCTTGTCTCCAACATCTCTGGGACAAATCATGGAAGAGGAAATTTTCAACTGATTATGCAGCCTGACGGGAACTTGGTGCAATACCCGGCAAACGCTCCAATAGCAGCAGCTTTGGCTTACTGGTATTCGAAAACAGACACCGCCGGTGACAATGTGACTCTAAATCTTGACGTTAATGGCCAGCTTTACCTGCTCAAAAATACTACTGGCatcattataaaaaattttactgCCCAAAGGAACTCTTCTGGTATTGCTTTCTATCGTTTGACTATTGATTTTGACGGAATATTGCGGTTATATTCTCATAGCTGGAATCAAAGTGATGATTGGGTAACCGAGTGGGCATCGACTACTAATAGATGTGATCCTATAGGCTTATGTGGCGTTAATTCTTATTGTACTCTCATGGATCAGGAACCCATTTGTGTATGTTCTCGTGGTTTTGATTTCAATGACCAGAAGATGAATAATTTGGGGTGTAAGAGAAATTCCATCACAAATGGTTGTATGAGCAAGAACGGAGAATCATTTGACCTTCAGGAATTGGAAGCTGTTGCATGGGAAGACAATCCATATTCTACTTTTCCGTCGACCAAAGCTGGTTGTAGAGATGACTGCTTGAGAGACTGCAACTGTGAAGCTGCAGTGTTTAAAGACCAGCAGTGCAGTAAACAAAAGCTTCCACTAAGATTTGGGAGAAGACAAGAAGTGGGCTCAGGGACTACTATAATCAAGGTGGGCTTTGGGAGTTCTGATACAAGAAATGCAAGCAGGGGAAAGGATTTCTTAATTGGGAGTTTTGCAGTCTTAGCTTTTGCTCTTATTGTCCTTGCAGTTGGTGCTATTCTTATTTTCAGATCTTATCGTGTTtggaaatataaaaagattacAAATCATGGGAATGATGGGTTAATTGAAGATGTCGGTCTACGATCATATACATATGATGAGCTTGAAAAGGCAACAAACGGTTTCACAGATGAAGTGGGTAAAGGAGCTTTTGGGACAGTTTTTAAAGGAGTCCTGTCAAATTGTGGGGGAGTTGTGGCTATCAAGAGACTAGAGAAAGTGGTGGCTGAAGGCGAAAGAGAATTTCGAAATGAGATGAAATCAATTGGGAGAACTCATCACAAAAATCTGGTTAAGTTGTTTGGATACTGCCATGATGGAACTCATCGGCTCTTGGTCTATGAGTACATGAGCAATGGTTCACTAGCAGATTTCCTCTTCAAATCTGAAAGAAAGCCAAGCTGGGAGGAAAAATCTGGCATAGCTTTGAATATAGCTCGGGGCATCCTATATTTGCATGAAGAGTGTGAGACCCAGATCATCCACTGCGACATCAAACCTGAAAATATACTAATGGATGAGCATAAATGTACAAAAATTGCTGATTTTGGTCTGGCCAAGCTGCTGATGCCTAACCAAACCAGAACATACACAGGGATTAGAGGAACAAGAGGGTATGTTGCACCAGAGTGGCACAGAAACTTGCCCATAACAGTGAAAGCAGATGTCTACAGCTTTGGTgtcatgttgatggagatcATATGTGGTAGAAGGAACGTGGATATGGATTCTCCAGAGGATGAAGTAATTCTTGCAGATTGGGTCTACGATTGCTTTGCGGCTGGTGAGCTTGATAAGCTGGTGAAGGATGAAGAGGTGGACAAGAATAAGCTGCAGAGGATGGTTAGAATTGGAATTTGGTGCATTCAGGATGAGCCATCCTTTCGCCCTTCTATGAAGAAGGTGGTATTGATGTTGGAAGGGACAGTGGAGATACCAGCTCCTCCTAGTCCTACCTCCATTATAACTTCCATAAGAATTAATTGA
- the LOC132184260 gene encoding RNA-binding protein 2-like gives MADGYWNRQQPPMLPSAGLVKRPRSDYDLGPSGLPSGYEVHTYLARDDDRGGPRAVKDTKTIGSAYDRYLQNAQLSSFTSGEASTLRGVGLGRASASGMPALPIADPAVLGRPRAVAPDLAPNGRNVGLGGQHPLDAPRPGRETQPLPPDASNTLYVEGLPPDSTKREVAHIFRPFVGYKEVRLVSKESKHRGGDPLILCFVDFVNAACAATAMSALQGYKMDETDPDSNYLRLQFSRFPGPRSGSGSRGKR, from the exons ATGGCGGATGGGTACTGGAATCGGCAACAACCGCCTATGCTCCCCTCAGCCGGGTTGGTTAAACGACCTCGTTCTGATTACG ATCTTGGGCCTTCTGGGCTGCCTTCAGGTTATGAGGTACATACCTATCTAGCACGAGATGATGATCGAGGTGGGCCTCGGGCTGTAAAGGATACAAAAACAATTGGGTCCGCTTATGACCGCTATCTCCAGAACGCG CAACTTTCTTCTTTTACGTCTGGAGAAGCCAGTACACTTCGTGGAGTTGGTTTGGGAAGGGCCTCTGCTAGTGGAATGCCTGCTCTTCCAATAGCTGATCCTGCTGTGTTGGGTCGTCCTCGGGCTGTTGCTCCTGATCTAGCACCAAATGGTAGAAATGTTGGCCTTGGTGGTCAGCATCCACTGGATGCACCTAGGCCGGGACGTGAAACACAACCTCTGCCTCCAGATGCCTCCAACACTTTATACGTTGAAGGACTTCCTCCTGACAGCACTAAGAGGGAGGTAGCTC ATATTTTCCGCCCTTTTGTGGGATACAAAGAAGTGAGACTTGTGAGCAAAGAATCCAAGCAC CGTGGTGGTGATCCTCTTATCCTTTGTTTTGTGGATTTTGTAAACGCAGCCTGTGCAGCAACTGCTATGAGTGCCTTACAAG GTTATAAAATGGATGAAACGGACCCCGATTCTAATTACTTGCGGCTGCAGTTTTCACGGTTCCCAGGTCCAAGGTCTGGCTCTGGATCTCGCGGTAAGAGGTGA